Proteins from a genomic interval of Zingiber officinale cultivar Zhangliang chromosome 1B, Zo_v1.1, whole genome shotgun sequence:
- the LOC121973375 gene encoding pectin acetylesterase 5-like isoform X1, with translation MSGGEIHRFRIWWRRRLGPERRATFSWLLAAVFVVLFLAAGSRIGDNVLSGPTATSSSSAPLVDLTIVHSAGAKGALCLDGSPPAYHLLRGFGSGSDKWLVHLEGGGWCQSLDSCSFRKSTPLGSSYYMERQVPFMGILSNIPSQNPDFYNWNKVKVRYCDGASFSGYRENEVQDGTKLFFRGQRIWETIMDELLQKGLANAKQALLTGCSAGGLATFIHCDDFQALLPNVATVKCFADGGFFLNEKDISGRRSIKSFYSNVVQLQDVGNRFPECVSRTEPSQCFFAEEIIKNVKTPFFILNPTYDFWQIQHILVPAESDPEHAWLRCKLNIGHCDSNQLKTLQGFRDAMLSSLSEFKQKKNGGMFINSCFVHCQSLYNQTWHSPNSPRINNKTIAEAVGDWFFDRKETKEIDCPYPCNPTCYHMNLSQLSKS, from the exons ATGTCCGGAGGTGAGATCCATCGCTTCCGGATCTGGTGGAGGCGGCGGTTGGGCCCGGAGCGACGCGCCACATTCAGCTGGCTCCTTGCCGCCGTCTTCGTCGTACTCTTCCTCGCCGCCGGTTCCCGGATCGGCGACAATGTTCTCAGCGGCCCGACGGCGACGTCGTCCTCGTCTGCACCCCTCGTCGATCTCACCATAGTTCACAGCGCCGGGGCGAAGGGAGCTT TATGCTTGGATGGGAGTCCGCCCGCGTATCATCTCTTGAGAGGTTTCGGCTCTGGGTCAGACAAATGGCTCGTACACTTGGAG GGTGGAGGTTGGTGTCAGTCTTTGGATTCTTGCTCTTTCAGGAAATCCACACCACTAGGTTCATCATACTACATGGAACGGCAGGTTCCCTTTATGGGCATTCTGAGTAACATTCCATCACAAAATCCTG ATTTTTATAACTGGAACAAAGTCAAAGTACGGTACTGTGATGGTGCATCATTTTCTGGGTATAGAGAAAATGAGGTGCAG gaTGGAACAAAACTTTTCTTTAGAGGACAACGTATATGGGAAACAATTATGGACGAACTCTTACAGAAAGGACTTGCAAATGCTAAACAG GCTCTCCTCACAGGATGTTCTGCTGGTGGTCTTGCTACTTTTATTCATTGTGATGATTTTCAAGCCCTTCTTCCTAATGTGGCTACTGTCAAATGTTTTGCAGATGGTGGTTTTTTTCTCAATGA GAAGGATATATCTGGGAGAAGGTCCATTAAATCATTTTATAGCAATGTGGTCCAACTTCAG GATGTAGGAAATAGATTTCCAGAATGTGTCTCTAGGACGGAACCATCTCAG TGTTTCTTTGCAGAGGAGATTATTAAGAATGTGAAGACACCATTTTTCATCCTCAATCCGACATACGACTTCTGGCAG ATACAACACATATTGGTGCCAGCTGAATCAGATCCTGAGCATGCATGGCTAAGATGCAAGCTGAACATTGGACATTGTGATTCCAACCAGCTAAAAACACTGCAAG GATTTAGGGATGCCATGCTCAGTTCCTTGAGTGAGTTTAAGCAGAAGAAGAATGGAGGAATGTTTATTAATTCCTGCTTTGTCCACTGTCAATCTCTCTACAATCAAACATGGCATTCACCAAATTCACCACGTATTAACAATAAG ACAATCGCCGAGGCTGTGGGAGACTGGTTCTTCGATCGAAAAGAAACGAAAGAAATCGACTGCCCGTACCCTTGCAATCCTACATGTTACCATATGAATCTTTCTCAACTTTCCAAGTCGTAG
- the LOC121973343 gene encoding glycine-rich RNA-binding protein 2, mitochondrial-like isoform X2, whose translation MRRSMLRDFSQAFSFPARRLLVRFTSSKLFIGGLSFDTNETALRDAFAEHGEIIEVKVICDRMTSKSKGYGFVQFSSQEAATIALQKMHGESLDGRNIRVEYAEKA comes from the exons ATGCGGCGTTCGATGCTGAGGGACTTCTCACAGGCATTTTCTTTTCCTGCGAGGAGGCTACTGGTTCGCTTCACTTCGAGTAAATTGTTCATTGGAG GCCTTTCTTTCGACACTAACGAAACTGCCTTACGAGATGCCTTTGCCGAACATGGTGAAATTATAGAAG TGAAAGTTATATGTGATCGTATGACTAGCAAGTCAAAAGGATATGGTTTTGTCCAATTTTCCTCGCAGGAAGCAGCAACCATCGCTTTGCAAAAGATGCACGGTGAG TCATTGGATGGAAGAAACATCCGCGTGGAATATGCAGAGAAGGCATGA
- the LOC121973375 gene encoding pectin acetylesterase 5-like isoform X3, with translation MSGGEIHRFRIWWRRRLGPERRATFSWLLAAVFVVLFLAAGSRIGDNVLSGPTATSSSSAPLVDLTIVHSAGAKGALCLDGSPPAYHLLRGFGSGSDKWLVHLEGGGWCQSLDSCSFRKSTPLGSSYYMERQVPFMGILSNIPSQNPDFYNWNKVKVRYCDGASFSGYRENEVQDGTKLFFRGQRIWETIMDELLQKGLANAKQALLTGCSAGGLATFIHCDDFQALLPNVATVKCFADGGFFLNEKDISGRRSIKSFYSNVVQLQDVGNRFPECVSRTEPSQCFFAEEIIKNVKTPFFILNPTYDFWQALI, from the exons ATGTCCGGAGGTGAGATCCATCGCTTCCGGATCTGGTGGAGGCGGCGGTTGGGCCCGGAGCGACGCGCCACATTCAGCTGGCTCCTTGCCGCCGTCTTCGTCGTACTCTTCCTCGCCGCCGGTTCCCGGATCGGCGACAATGTTCTCAGCGGCCCGACGGCGACGTCGTCCTCGTCTGCACCCCTCGTCGATCTCACCATAGTTCACAGCGCCGGGGCGAAGGGAGCTT TATGCTTGGATGGGAGTCCGCCCGCGTATCATCTCTTGAGAGGTTTCGGCTCTGGGTCAGACAAATGGCTCGTACACTTGGAG GGTGGAGGTTGGTGTCAGTCTTTGGATTCTTGCTCTTTCAGGAAATCCACACCACTAGGTTCATCATACTACATGGAACGGCAGGTTCCCTTTATGGGCATTCTGAGTAACATTCCATCACAAAATCCTG ATTTTTATAACTGGAACAAAGTCAAAGTACGGTACTGTGATGGTGCATCATTTTCTGGGTATAGAGAAAATGAGGTGCAG gaTGGAACAAAACTTTTCTTTAGAGGACAACGTATATGGGAAACAATTATGGACGAACTCTTACAGAAAGGACTTGCAAATGCTAAACAG GCTCTCCTCACAGGATGTTCTGCTGGTGGTCTTGCTACTTTTATTCATTGTGATGATTTTCAAGCCCTTCTTCCTAATGTGGCTACTGTCAAATGTTTTGCAGATGGTGGTTTTTTTCTCAATGA GAAGGATATATCTGGGAGAAGGTCCATTAAATCATTTTATAGCAATGTGGTCCAACTTCAG GATGTAGGAAATAGATTTCCAGAATGTGTCTCTAGGACGGAACCATCTCAG TGTTTCTTTGCAGAGGAGATTATTAAGAATGTGAAGACACCATTTTTCATCCTCAATCCGACATACGACTTCTGGCAG GCATTGATTTAA
- the LOC121973343 gene encoding glycine-rich RNA-binding protein 2, mitochondrial-like isoform X1 has product MRRSMLRDFSQAFSFPARRLLVRFTSSKLFIGGLSFDTNETALRDAFAEHGEIIEVKVICDRMTSKSKGYGFVQFSSQEAATIALQKMHVIGWKKHPRGICREGMKLQFAVGFPLKLCNN; this is encoded by the exons ATGCGGCGTTCGATGCTGAGGGACTTCTCACAGGCATTTTCTTTTCCTGCGAGGAGGCTACTGGTTCGCTTCACTTCGAGTAAATTGTTCATTGGAG GCCTTTCTTTCGACACTAACGAAACTGCCTTACGAGATGCCTTTGCCGAACATGGTGAAATTATAGAAG TGAAAGTTATATGTGATCGTATGACTAGCAAGTCAAAAGGATATGGTTTTGTCCAATTTTCCTCGCAGGAAGCAGCAACCATCGCTTTGCAAAAGATGCACG TCATTGGATGGAAGAAACATCCGCGTGGAATATGCAGAGAAGGCATGAAGCTGCAGTTCGCGGTCGGGTTTCCATTGAAGCTATGTAACAACTAA
- the LOC121973375 gene encoding pectin acetylesterase 5-like isoform X2 — protein sequence MSGGEIHRFRIWWRRRLGPERRATFSWLLAAVFVVLFLAAGSRIGDNVLSGPTATSSSSAPLVDLTIVHSAGAKGALCLDGSPPAYHLLRGFGSGSDKWLVHLEGGGWCQSLDSCSFRKSTPLGSSYYMERQVPFMGILSNIPSQNPDFYNWNKVKVRYCDGASFSGYRENEDGTKLFFRGQRIWETIMDELLQKGLANAKQALLTGCSAGGLATFIHCDDFQALLPNVATVKCFADGGFFLNEKDISGRRSIKSFYSNVVQLQDVGNRFPECVSRTEPSQCFFAEEIIKNVKTPFFILNPTYDFWQIQHILVPAESDPEHAWLRCKLNIGHCDSNQLKTLQGFRDAMLSSLSEFKQKKNGGMFINSCFVHCQSLYNQTWHSPNSPRINNKTIAEAVGDWFFDRKETKEIDCPYPCNPTCYHMNLSQLSKS from the exons ATGTCCGGAGGTGAGATCCATCGCTTCCGGATCTGGTGGAGGCGGCGGTTGGGCCCGGAGCGACGCGCCACATTCAGCTGGCTCCTTGCCGCCGTCTTCGTCGTACTCTTCCTCGCCGCCGGTTCCCGGATCGGCGACAATGTTCTCAGCGGCCCGACGGCGACGTCGTCCTCGTCTGCACCCCTCGTCGATCTCACCATAGTTCACAGCGCCGGGGCGAAGGGAGCTT TATGCTTGGATGGGAGTCCGCCCGCGTATCATCTCTTGAGAGGTTTCGGCTCTGGGTCAGACAAATGGCTCGTACACTTGGAG GGTGGAGGTTGGTGTCAGTCTTTGGATTCTTGCTCTTTCAGGAAATCCACACCACTAGGTTCATCATACTACATGGAACGGCAGGTTCCCTTTATGGGCATTCTGAGTAACATTCCATCACAAAATCCTG ATTTTTATAACTGGAACAAAGTCAAAGTACGGTACTGTGATGGTGCATCATTTTCTGGGTATAGAGAAAATGAG gaTGGAACAAAACTTTTCTTTAGAGGACAACGTATATGGGAAACAATTATGGACGAACTCTTACAGAAAGGACTTGCAAATGCTAAACAG GCTCTCCTCACAGGATGTTCTGCTGGTGGTCTTGCTACTTTTATTCATTGTGATGATTTTCAAGCCCTTCTTCCTAATGTGGCTACTGTCAAATGTTTTGCAGATGGTGGTTTTTTTCTCAATGA GAAGGATATATCTGGGAGAAGGTCCATTAAATCATTTTATAGCAATGTGGTCCAACTTCAG GATGTAGGAAATAGATTTCCAGAATGTGTCTCTAGGACGGAACCATCTCAG TGTTTCTTTGCAGAGGAGATTATTAAGAATGTGAAGACACCATTTTTCATCCTCAATCCGACATACGACTTCTGGCAG ATACAACACATATTGGTGCCAGCTGAATCAGATCCTGAGCATGCATGGCTAAGATGCAAGCTGAACATTGGACATTGTGATTCCAACCAGCTAAAAACACTGCAAG GATTTAGGGATGCCATGCTCAGTTCCTTGAGTGAGTTTAAGCAGAAGAAGAATGGAGGAATGTTTATTAATTCCTGCTTTGTCCACTGTCAATCTCTCTACAATCAAACATGGCATTCACCAAATTCACCACGTATTAACAATAAG ACAATCGCCGAGGCTGTGGGAGACTGGTTCTTCGATCGAAAAGAAACGAAAGAAATCGACTGCCCGTACCCTTGCAATCCTACATGTTACCATATGAATCTTTCTCAACTTTCCAAGTCGTAG